In the Campylobacter sp. RM6914 genome, one interval contains:
- the flgG gene encoding flagellar basal-body rod protein FlgG, with the protein MMRSLYTSATGMIAQQTQIDVTTHNIANVNTYGFKKNRAEFADLMYQVMEYAGTATSQTTTSPTGIEVGLGVRPTAINKIFSQGYFKETSNNLDVVIAGDGFFQIQLPDGTTAYTRNGAFKLDSEGTIVNSDGYALIPQITVPANATQISIGTDGTVSVLQAGETDMAQIGQIELANFINPAGLHSMGDNNYLETAASGDVVVGVAGLDGLGAIRQGFVEMSNVQLVEEMTDLITGQRAYEANSKGITTSDAMLEIVNGLKR; encoded by the coding sequence ATGATGAGATCACTTTATACGTCAGCAACAGGCATGATAGCCCAGCAGACGCAAATAGACGTTACCACACATAATATTGCAAACGTCAATACTTACGGCTTTAAGAAAAATCGCGCAGAATTCGCAGATCTTATGTATCAAGTAATGGAGTATGCAGGAACTGCCACAAGTCAGACTACTACAAGCCCAACCGGTATCGAAGTAGGACTTGGCGTTCGACCGACTGCGATAAATAAAATTTTCTCGCAAGGGTATTTTAAAGAGACGAGCAATAACCTTGACGTTGTCATCGCAGGGGATGGATTTTTTCAAATTCAGCTACCTGACGGCACAACGGCTTACACTAGAAACGGCGCCTTTAAGCTTGATAGTGAAGGTACGATCGTAAATTCTGACGGATACGCTTTGATACCTCAGATAACCGTTCCTGCAAACGCTACGCAAATTTCTATCGGTACTGACGGAACTGTTTCCGTGCTTCAAGCCGGCGAAACCGATATGGCGCAAATCGGACAAATAGAGCTTGCAAATTTTATAAATCCAGCAGGTCTTCACTCTATGGGGGATAATAACTATCTTGAAACGGCAGCAAGCGGAGATGTTGTCGTAGGTGTTGCTGGCTTAGATGGACTTGGAGCTATTAGACAAGGATTTGTTGAGATGAGTAACGTGCAGCTTGTTGAAGAGATGACTGATCTTATCACGGGGCAACGCGCGTATGAGGCAAATTCAAAAGGGATCACGACAAGTGATGCGATGCTTGAGATCGTAAACGGACTTAAAAGGTAA
- a CDS encoding AzlC family ABC transporter permease encodes MGYFPLGIAFGIVAHSVDISPFIALMLSMLSYGGAAQFMMLSLFAAETTFLEVFVVSYLVNLRHTFYGLSLLKEYNGLKFKIFNIATLTDETFAIFKTLHIENLDDRGRVFTALNFLSWSYWALGTATGSFAGMLIKFDMSGLEFSLTALFIVIVIEMFKTDRNFKVLGAACVFGILGLALLPVKFLLVGSMFACFVFILIFKDRL; translated from the coding sequence ATGGGTTATTTTCCATTGGGTATAGCATTTGGCATAGTTGCTCATAGTGTAGACATAAGTCCTTTTATAGCTCTTATGCTTAGTATGCTTTCTTACGGAGGGGCTGCGCAATTTATGATGCTTTCGCTTTTTGCGGCAGAAACTACTTTTTTAGAAGTTTTTGTTGTGTCTTATCTTGTAAATTTACGCCATACTTTTTATGGACTTTCGCTTTTAAAAGAATACAACGGACTAAAATTTAAAATTTTTAATATCGCTACTTTAACGGATGAAACATTTGCTATCTTTAAAACATTACATATCGAAAATTTAGACGATAGAGGTCGCGTTTTTACTGCGCTAAATTTTCTTTCTTGGAGCTACTGGGCTTTAGGAACGGCAACGGGAAGTTTTGCTGGTATGCTTATAAAATTTGATATGAGCGGACTTGAATTTAGCCTAACCGCACTTTTTATAGTCATAGTTATTGAGATGTTTAAAACAGATAGAAATTTTAAAGTCCTTGGTGCGGCTTGTGTTTTTGGAATTTTAGGACTCGCGCTTTTGCCGGTTAAATTTTTACTTGTTGGCTCAATGTTTGCATGTTTTGTATTTATTTTAATATTTAAGGATCGTTTGTGA
- a CDS encoding flagellar hook-basal body protein — translation MQNGYYQATAGMVTQFNRLNVITNNLANVNTMGFKKDGVVVGDFERIFKEVHDELPLKNHTKDAAKFLNRTLDRVPQVSEQYIDFSMGGIKNSTNTLDFAIKRDDVFFLIDTPSGVRLSKNGSFSLDEDGFVVTQEGYRVLPSGYETMPLAQRGIQVPQGEDFRVDTRGNAYANNEQIAKFYMAQPREIRALEKIGDNFYKPENLDDIVDINEANVVLQGYAQMSNVNPVTEMVGLIETQRLVEMYQKVMTSHMTDLNQDAIDKLAASRG, via the coding sequence ATGCAAAATGGCTACTATCAGGCAACGGCAGGTATGGTTACGCAGTTTAACCGACTAAATGTCATAACAAATAATCTTGCAAACGTAAACACTATGGGATTTAAAAAAGACGGCGTGGTTGTGGGGGATTTTGAGAGAATTTTTAAAGAGGTTCACGATGAGCTTCCACTTAAAAACCACACCAAAGATGCTGCTAAATTTTTAAACAGAACGCTAGATAGAGTTCCGCAGGTAAGCGAGCAGTATATTGATTTTAGCATGGGAGGGATAAAAAATAGCACAAATACGCTCGATTTTGCAATTAAGCGAGACGATGTATTTTTTCTAATCGATACTCCAAGTGGTGTTAGATTAAGTAAAAACGGCTCTTTTAGTCTTGATGAAGACGGCTTTGTTGTTACGCAAGAAGGTTACCGTGTATTGCCTAGTGGATATGAAACTATGCCTTTGGCTCAAAGAGGCATTCAGGTGCCTCAAGGAGAGGACTTTAGAGTGGACACAAGAGGAAACGCTTATGCCAATAACGAGCAAATAGCTAAATTTTACATGGCTCAACCACGAGAGATAAGAGCTCTTGAAAAGATAGGGGATAATTTTTACAAGCCGGAAAATTTAGATGATATAGTAGATATAAATGAAGCAAATGTTGTCTTGCAAGGATATGCACAGATGTCAAATGTAAATCCTGTAACCGAAATGGTTGGACTTATAGAGACACAAAGGTTGGTTGAAATGTATCAAAAAGTAATGACAAGTCATATGACTGATCTTAACCAAGACGCTATTGATAAACTTGCAGCAAGTAGAGGATAA